Proteins encoded by one window of Taeniopygia guttata chromosome 1A, bTaeGut7.mat, whole genome shotgun sequence:
- the KERA gene encoding keratocan isoform X2, whose translation MILKVCTSLLLLFSVNSAWTRTVRQVYDDLDPGHWSHYTSECPQECFCPPSFPNALYCDNKGLKEIPPIPARIWYLYLQNNQIEKISEKPFANATHLRWINLNKNKITNSGIESGVLSKLKRLLYLFLEDNELDEVPAPLPVGLEQLRLARNKISKIPEGAFSHLENLTMLDLHQNSLLDSALQSDTFQGLNNLMQLNIAKNSLKKMPLSIPANTLQLFLDNNSIEVIPENYFSAIPKVTFLRLNYNKLSDDGIPPNGFNVSSILDLQLSHNQLTKIPPINAHLEHLHLDHNKIKSVNGTQICPVSIALEEDYGYYGNIPRLRYLRLDGNEIQPPIPLDIMICFRLLQAVVI comes from the exons ATGATTCTGAAAGTCTGTACAAGCCTTTTGCTCTTATTCTCAGTCAATTCTGCATGGACTCGAACTGTGAGACAAGTTTATGATGATCTGGATCCTGGCCATTGGTCTCACTATACTTCTGAATGTCCACAGGAGTGCTTTTGTCCTCCTAGCTTCCCCAATGCACTATACTGTGATAACAAAGGACTTAAAGAAATACCTCCAATTCCAGCCAGAATTTGGTACCTCTATCTTCAAAACAACCAAATTGAAAAAATTTCAGAGAAGCCTTTTGCAAATGCCACTCATCTGAGATGGATAAATCTGAACAAGAATAAGATCACAAACAGTGGAATTGAGAGTGGTGTGCTGAGCAAGCTGAAAAGACTGCTTTACTTATTCCTTGAAGATAACGAATTGGACGAGGTCCCTGCCCCATTACCAGTGGGTCTAGAACAGCTAAGACTAGCTAGAAAcaaaatctccaaaatcccagaagGAGCTTTCAGCCACTTGGAAAACCTTACCATGTTAGACCTCCACCAGAACAGTTTGTTGGACAGCGCTCTTCAAAGTGACACCTTCCAAGGACTCAACAACCTTATGCAGCTCAACATAGCAAAAAATTCACTCAAGAAAATGCCTTTAAGCATTCCAGCTAATACACTGCAGCTGTTTTTGGACAACAACTCCATTGAAGTTATACCAGAAAACTACTTCAGTGCAATACCCAAAGTGACTTTCCTTAGGCTGAACTACAATAAACTATCTGATGATGGTATCCCTCCAAATGGGTTTAATGTTTCATCTATTCTAGACCTACAGCTGTCTCACAATCAGCTCACTAAAATTCCACCAATCAATGCTCACCTTGAGCACCTTCATCTTGATCACAACAAAATCAAAA GTGTCAATGGTACTCAGATATGCCCAGTTTCCATTGCCCTAGAAGAAGATTACGGTTATTATGGCAACATCCCTCGCCTCCGATACCTTCGTCTGGATGGAAATGAAATTCAACCTCCAATCCCATTGGACATCATGATTTGTTTCCGACTTCTTCAAGCTGTTGTCATATAA
- the KERA gene encoding keratocan isoform X1 gives MRIYEAVFLEHSLQPDSSYYSLTTGTNRKRRRSKKAEANTMILKVCTSLLLLFSVNSAWTRTVRQVYDDLDPGHWSHYTSECPQECFCPPSFPNALYCDNKGLKEIPPIPARIWYLYLQNNQIEKISEKPFANATHLRWINLNKNKITNSGIESGVLSKLKRLLYLFLEDNELDEVPAPLPVGLEQLRLARNKISKIPEGAFSHLENLTMLDLHQNSLLDSALQSDTFQGLNNLMQLNIAKNSLKKMPLSIPANTLQLFLDNNSIEVIPENYFSAIPKVTFLRLNYNKLSDDGIPPNGFNVSSILDLQLSHNQLTKIPPINAHLEHLHLDHNKIKSVNGTQICPVSIALEEDYGYYGNIPRLRYLRLDGNEIQPPIPLDIMICFRLLQAVVI, from the exons ATGCGTATATATGAGGCTGTATTCCTAGAACACAGCTTGCAGCCTGACTCAAGCTATTACAGTCTAACAACAGGGACCAAtagaaagagaagaagatccAAGAAAGCTGAG gCTAACACCATGATTCTGAAAGTCTGTACAAGCCTTTTGCTCTTATTCTCAGTCAATTCTGCATGGACTCGAACTGTGAGACAAGTTTATGATGATCTGGATCCTGGCCATTGGTCTCACTATACTTCTGAATGTCCACAGGAGTGCTTTTGTCCTCCTAGCTTCCCCAATGCACTATACTGTGATAACAAAGGACTTAAAGAAATACCTCCAATTCCAGCCAGAATTTGGTACCTCTATCTTCAAAACAACCAAATTGAAAAAATTTCAGAGAAGCCTTTTGCAAATGCCACTCATCTGAGATGGATAAATCTGAACAAGAATAAGATCACAAACAGTGGAATTGAGAGTGGTGTGCTGAGCAAGCTGAAAAGACTGCTTTACTTATTCCTTGAAGATAACGAATTGGACGAGGTCCCTGCCCCATTACCAGTGGGTCTAGAACAGCTAAGACTAGCTAGAAAcaaaatctccaaaatcccagaagGAGCTTTCAGCCACTTGGAAAACCTTACCATGTTAGACCTCCACCAGAACAGTTTGTTGGACAGCGCTCTTCAAAGTGACACCTTCCAAGGACTCAACAACCTTATGCAGCTCAACATAGCAAAAAATTCACTCAAGAAAATGCCTTTAAGCATTCCAGCTAATACACTGCAGCTGTTTTTGGACAACAACTCCATTGAAGTTATACCAGAAAACTACTTCAGTGCAATACCCAAAGTGACTTTCCTTAGGCTGAACTACAATAAACTATCTGATGATGGTATCCCTCCAAATGGGTTTAATGTTTCATCTATTCTAGACCTACAGCTGTCTCACAATCAGCTCACTAAAATTCCACCAATCAATGCTCACCTTGAGCACCTTCATCTTGATCACAACAAAATCAAAA GTGTCAATGGTACTCAGATATGCCCAGTTTCCATTGCCCTAGAAGAAGATTACGGTTATTATGGCAACATCCCTCGCCTCCGATACCTTCGTCTGGATGGAAATGAAATTCAACCTCCAATCCCATTGGACATCATGATTTGTTTCCGACTTCTTCAAGCTGTTGTCATATAA
- the LUM gene encoding lumican yields MGLNSLAVFLLLIGGSFCWSDYGPGDDYGYDPFGPSAAVCAPECNCPLSYPTAMYCDNLRLKTIPIVPSGIKYLYLRNNMIEGIEENTFDNVTDLQWLILDHNHLENSKIKSKVFSKLKNLKKLHINYNNLTEAVGPLPKTLDDLQLSHNKITKVNPGAFEGLMNLTVIHLQNNQLKADSISGAFKGLNSLLYLDLSFNQLTKLPTGLPHSLLMLYFDNNQISNVPDEYFQAFKALQYLRLSHNKLTDSGIPGNVFNITSLVELDLSFNQLKSIPIVSENLENFYLQVNKINKFPLSSFCKVVGPTSYSRITHLRLDGNNLTRADLPQEMYNCLRVAAEISLE; encoded by the exons ATGGGTTTAAACTCCCTAGCTGTCTTTCTGCTGTTGATTGGTGGCAGTTTTTGCTGGAGTGATTATGGTCCTGGAGATGATTATGGTTATGATCCTTTTGGGCCATCTGCAGCAGTCTGTGCCCCAGAATGTAATTGTCCTTTAAGCTACCCTACTGCCATGTATTGTGACAATCTTAGGCTGAAAACCATTCCAATTGTACCAAGTGGGATAAAATACCTTTATCTTCGAAACAACATGATTGAGGGAATTGAAGAGAACACATTTGACAATGTAACAGACCTACAGTGGCTGATCCTAGATCACAACCATTTggaaaattcaaaaattaagTCAAAAGTCTTCTCTAAACTAAAGAACCTGAAGAAACTTCACATTAACTACAACAATTTGACTGAAGCTGTTGGACCACTTCCCAAAACTCTAGATGACCTGCAATTAAGTCACAACAAGATCACAAAAGTCAATCCTGGTGCATTTGAGGGTCTAATGAATCTGACTGTCATTCACCTCCAGAACAACCAGCTGAAAGCAGATTCTATTTCTGGGGCTTTTAAAGGTCTGAATTCACTTTTGTATCTCGACTTAAGCTTCAATCAACTTACAAAGCTACCGACAGGACTGCCTCACTCCTTGCTCATGCTGTATTTTGATAATAATCAGATTTCCAATGTTCCTGATGAGTACTTCCAAGCTTTTAAAGCCCTACAATATTTACGTTTATCCCACAATAAATTAACAGATTCTGGAATACCAGGTAATGTCTTCAACATCACATCACTAGTTGAGTTGGATCTCTCCTTCAATCAGCTGAAGAGCATTCCAATTGTCAGTGAGAACCTGGAAAACTTCTACCTCCAAGTCAACAAAATTAACA AGTTCCCACTGAGCAGCTTCTGTAAGGTAGTTGGACCGACGAGCTATTCCAGGATCACACATCTGCGCCTGGATGGAAACAACCTCACTCGAGCTGACCTGCCACAGGAGATGTACAACTGCCTTCGCGTGGCCGCTGAGATTTCACTGGAGTGA